In Ochrobactrum vermis, the following proteins share a genomic window:
- a CDS encoding 50S ribosomal protein L21, which yields MPLLIVQLAVLVAIAFVIGCLWGRFARRRSASMPDHERTIIAAARATLPADEKPEAVKRAKAPEKIAESKAPPQPIRAEKPQVNVLPDAEVVGDWPSLMEQPDTDTEPARDPGRPELLEAARHGKPDDLTVIKGIGVAVQGLLNGIGVFHYDQISGWNDDESRWIERNIGFPRRVEREEWIGQATKLANVVNKANAKKAEKPRKAATKPKSRRTKKAGE from the coding sequence ATGCCGTTGCTGATTGTTCAACTGGCTGTTCTTGTCGCCATCGCTTTTGTTATAGGCTGTCTTTGGGGCCGTTTCGCGCGGCGCAGAAGCGCGTCGATGCCCGACCATGAGCGCACAATCATTGCCGCAGCGCGTGCTACATTGCCTGCCGATGAAAAGCCGGAAGCGGTCAAACGGGCCAAGGCACCTGAAAAGATTGCAGAATCCAAGGCTCCGCCACAGCCGATCAGGGCCGAAAAGCCTCAGGTGAATGTCCTGCCCGATGCGGAAGTGGTTGGGGACTGGCCGTCGCTTATGGAACAGCCGGATACGGATACGGAACCTGCCCGCGATCCGGGGCGTCCAGAGCTTTTGGAAGCCGCGCGCCATGGAAAGCCGGATGACCTTACGGTGATTAAGGGTATCGGTGTTGCCGTTCAGGGACTTCTCAACGGGATCGGGGTGTTTCACTACGACCAGATTTCCGGCTGGAACGATGACGAATCGCGCTGGATCGAGCGCAATATAGGCTTTCCGCGCCGCGTCGAGCGGGAGGAATGGATCGGGCAAGCCACCAAGCTGGCGAATGTGGTGAACAAGGCCAACGCCAAGAAGGCCGAAAAGCCCCGAAAAGCAGCGACCAAACCAAAATCGCGACGGACAAAAAAAGCAGGCGAATAG
- a CDS encoding lytic transglycosylase domain-containing protein has product MAVALQPVISLAQSSLPSDIPTPLARPFAPTATSQSPMNLVTPKPRPATPDPVVTSAVSRMENPAAIGGTLKSGLDALSSRDAASAIAFRNGMPRGSLDRQILTWAIATSGLDGVPSAEIAAAAADLRGWPGTSVLRRNSERALFKENPAPATVIATIGNARPQTTEGMILLARAYVSTGNTGKARELLSPWWSTQRLSADDEQKILKEFSGVLTREDHQRRILSSLYNDRMQSAKLLAGPAQAQSLYNAFAAVSQKSPNAAKAIADVDRTWQGNAAYQFLKIRYLRRAERYNEATDLMLKAPRQASALVDPDAWWVERRILSRELLDLGKPQLAYKLVSAHAAESPTMAAEAEFHAGWYALRALNQPKTAAPHFAKIAEISSRPISASRAFYWLGRSAEAGSGGDARDYYRRSAHFGTTFYGQLSAAKLSEKAPELIYPGPSEADRTRFAGRPAVQAIKRLEQVGYSNRATTLYNQLSQELDSVGELALLAVMAERNENHYLALRVGKNAALRGLDVGALSHPLGAIPANANISGSGKALAYAIARQESEFNVGAVSKAGARGLLQLMPATAKSVATRNGMSFSAPRLTTDAGYNATLGAHFLGEQLDRFNGSYVLTFAGYNAGPRRASEWVEKYGDPRGKSIDQVVDWIERIPYSETRNYVQRVMENYEVYKARLTGSADIQTDLIYGRR; this is encoded by the coding sequence ATGGCGGTTGCCCTGCAACCGGTGATTTCGCTGGCGCAATCTTCGCTGCCATCGGATATCCCGACCCCGCTTGCACGCCCATTCGCACCGACGGCGACAAGCCAGTCGCCGATGAATCTGGTGACGCCCAAGCCTCGTCCCGCCACGCCCGATCCGGTCGTAACGTCAGCGGTCAGCCGCATGGAAAATCCGGCTGCAATTGGCGGAACGCTGAAAAGCGGACTCGATGCCCTTTCCTCCCGTGACGCTGCAAGTGCTATCGCGTTTCGCAACGGAATGCCGCGTGGTTCGCTCGACCGTCAGATTTTGACCTGGGCCATAGCGACCTCCGGCCTCGATGGTGTGCCGAGCGCTGAAATCGCTGCAGCAGCAGCGGATCTGCGCGGCTGGCCGGGGACATCGGTTCTCCGCCGCAATTCGGAACGAGCCCTGTTCAAGGAAAATCCCGCTCCGGCAACCGTAATTGCGACAATCGGCAACGCGCGTCCGCAGACCACCGAAGGCATGATCCTGCTCGCCCGTGCTTATGTCAGCACCGGAAATACCGGCAAAGCGCGCGAGCTGCTTTCGCCGTGGTGGTCCACACAGCGCCTTTCGGCAGATGATGAACAAAAGATTCTGAAAGAGTTTTCGGGCGTTCTGACGCGCGAGGATCATCAGCGCCGTATTCTAAGTTCACTTTATAATGACCGCATGCAGTCTGCGAAACTGCTTGCAGGGCCGGCGCAGGCCCAATCGCTCTATAACGCCTTCGCGGCAGTCTCACAGAAATCGCCGAATGCAGCCAAGGCGATAGCGGATGTCGACCGCACCTGGCAGGGCAACGCCGCCTATCAGTTCCTGAAGATCCGTTATCTGCGTCGCGCCGAGCGCTACAATGAGGCGACGGACCTCATGCTGAAAGCTCCGCGCCAGGCGTCGGCGCTTGTCGATCCGGATGCCTGGTGGGTAGAACGTCGCATCCTGTCGCGAGAACTGCTCGATCTTGGCAAGCCACAACTCGCCTACAAGCTGGTTTCGGCCCATGCAGCCGAATCGCCCACGATGGCCGCGGAAGCGGAATTTCATGCCGGGTGGTATGCGCTTCGCGCTTTGAACCAGCCGAAGACGGCTGCGCCGCATTTCGCCAAGATCGCAGAAATCTCCTCGCGGCCGATTTCAGCGTCTCGTGCCTTCTACTGGCTCGGACGATCGGCAGAAGCAGGTAGCGGTGGCGATGCGCGCGATTATTATCGTCGCTCTGCCCATTTCGGCACGACATTCTACGGACAGCTTTCGGCCGCCAAGCTGAGTGAGAAAGCACCGGAGCTTATCTATCCAGGACCGAGTGAAGCAGATCGCACCCGTTTCGCCGGTCGCCCTGCCGTGCAGGCAATCAAGCGGCTGGAACAGGTCGGCTACAGCAACCGCGCGACGACACTTTATAACCAGCTTTCGCAGGAACTCGACAGTGTCGGCGAACTGGCTTTGCTGGCAGTCATGGCCGAACGCAACGAGAATCACTATCTCGCGCTGCGCGTTGGCAAAAACGCAGCCTTGCGCGGTCTTGACGTTGGCGCTCTGTCGCACCCGCTCGGCGCAATTCCTGCCAATGCAAATATAAGCGGATCAGGCAAAGCGCTCGCCTATGCGATTGCACGGCAGGAAAGCGAATTCAACGTCGGAGCAGTTTCAAAGGCTGGCGCACGTGGTCTTTTGCAGCTTATGCCCGCAACCGCGAAAAGCGTAGCGACCCGAAACGGCATGAGCTTCTCAGCACCGCGGCTCACAACGGATGCGGGATATAATGCGACGCTTGGTGCGCATTTTCTTGGCGAGCAGCTTGATCGTTTCAACGGATCTTATGTTCTTACCTTCGCCGGTTACAATGCAGGACCCCGCCGCGCATCCGAGTGGGTTGAGAAATATGGCGATCCGCGTGGCAAGTCCATCGATCAGGTCGTCGACTGGATCGAACGTATCCCCTATTCCGAAACGCGAAACTATGTTCAGCGCGTGATGGAAAATTACGAGGTATACAAGGCTCGCCTGACCGGAAGCGCCGATATCCAGACCGATCTGATTTACGGTCGACGCTAG
- the dapA gene encoding 4-hydroxy-tetrahydrodipicolinate synthase — MLKGSITALVTPFDSEGAFDEKAFRAFVNWQIEEGTKGLVPVGTTGETPTLSHDEHKRVIEVCIEVAAGRVPVIAGAGSNNTVEAIELAQHAEKAGADAVLVVTPYYNKPNQRGLYEHFSQVARSISVPLIIYNIPGRSVIDMTPETMGALVRDHKNIVGVKDATGKIERVSEQRATCGKDFIQLSGEDATALGFNAHGGAGCISVTSNIAPRLCAEFQDACQAGDFAKALELQDRLMPLHKALFIEPNPSGPKYALSRLGRVENALRSPMVPVEAATAEKIDQAMKHAGLVN, encoded by the coding sequence ATGCTGAAGGGCTCAATTACCGCGCTTGTCACGCCATTCGATTCCGAAGGAGCGTTCGACGAGAAAGCCTTTCGCGCATTTGTAAACTGGCAGATCGAAGAAGGCACCAAAGGACTGGTTCCGGTTGGCACGACCGGTGAAACGCCGACTCTGTCGCATGACGAGCACAAGCGCGTCATTGAAGTTTGCATTGAAGTTGCGGCTGGCCGCGTTCCTGTGATCGCTGGTGCAGGTTCCAACAACACGGTTGAAGCGATCGAACTGGCACAGCATGCCGAAAAGGCAGGCGCCGATGCCGTTCTCGTCGTCACGCCTTATTACAACAAGCCGAACCAGCGCGGTCTGTACGAACATTTCTCGCAAGTGGCCCGCTCCATTTCGGTTCCGCTGATCATCTACAATATCCCCGGTCGTTCTGTCATCGATATGACGCCGGAAACCATGGGCGCGCTCGTTCGCGATCACAAGAACATCGTTGGCGTCAAGGATGCCACCGGCAAGATCGAGCGCGTATCTGAACAGCGCGCAACCTGCGGCAAGGATTTCATTCAGCTCTCCGGGGAAGATGCCACGGCTCTCGGTTTCAACGCCCATGGCGGGGCAGGGTGCATTTCGGTGACCTCCAACATCGCGCCACGCCTTTGCGCTGAATTCCAGGATGCTTGTCAGGCTGGCGATTTCGCCAAGGCACTCGAATTGCAGGATCGCCTTATGCCGTTGCACAAGGCACTCTTCATCGAGCCGAATCCATCAGGTCCGAAATATGCCCTGTCGCGCCTTGGCCGCGTGGAAAATGCGCTGCGTTCGCCCATGGTGCCGGTGGAAGCGGCGACGGCAGAGAAAATCGACCAGGCCATGAAGCATGCCGGTCTGGTCAACTGA
- the smpB gene encoding SsrA-binding protein SmpB — MNKPQNSPVRKIIAENRKARFNFEILDTLEAGLVLTGTEVKSLRANQSNIAESYASFESGEFWLINSYIPEYTQGNRFNHEPRRLRKLLVSKREMSRLFNSVSRDGMTVVPLKMYFNDRGRAKLELALARGKKTHDKRETEKKRDWNREKARLMRDKG, encoded by the coding sequence ATGAACAAGCCTCAGAATTCTCCCGTGCGCAAGATTATCGCGGAAAACCGCAAGGCGCGCTTCAATTTTGAAATTCTCGACACACTCGAAGCCGGTCTTGTGTTGACCGGCACCGAGGTTAAGTCTTTGCGCGCCAATCAGTCCAACATAGCTGAAAGCTATGCGAGCTTCGAGAGCGGCGAGTTTTGGCTCATCAACTCCTATATTCCGGAATATACGCAGGGCAATCGCTTCAACCACGAGCCGCGACGTCTGCGTAAGCTGCTCGTCAGCAAGCGAGAAATGTCCCGCCTGTTCAACTCCGTGTCACGCGACGGGATGACCGTGGTGCCATTGAAGATGTACTTCAATGATCGGGGCCGGGCGAAGCTGGAACTGGCGCTGGCGCGAGGCAAAAAGACTCACGACAAGCGCGAGACTGAAAAGAAGCGCGACTGGAATCGCGAAAAGGCGCGCTTGATGCGGGATAAGGGATAA
- a CDS encoding uracil-DNA glycosylase encodes MISEPSPNCDICPRLHAFLQEWRGKEPLWHNSPVPPFLPAHDTDVRLLIVGLAPGLRGANRTGRPFTGDYAGDLLYSTLCEFGFAAGKFEARPDDSLRLLDASIVNAVRCVPPENKPVGSEINNCRQFLLPMFSRFPNLQAVVTLGTIAHQSTVRALGAPVARHPFGHDRASDIGNLRIFSSYHCSRYNTNTGRLTDVMFHSVFRNVRNYLNQKSA; translated from the coding sequence ATGATTTCCGAACCATCTCCCAACTGCGATATTTGCCCGAGGCTGCATGCATTCCTGCAGGAATGGCGCGGCAAGGAACCGTTGTGGCATAATTCGCCGGTTCCCCCGTTTCTACCGGCGCATGATACCGATGTCCGGCTCCTGATCGTAGGACTCGCGCCTGGTTTGCGTGGTGCCAACCGAACCGGACGTCCCTTCACCGGCGACTATGCCGGCGATCTTCTCTATAGCACGCTGTGTGAATTCGGATTTGCCGCTGGCAAGTTCGAGGCGCGTCCCGACGATAGCTTGCGCTTGCTGGATGCCAGTATCGTCAACGCGGTGCGATGTGTGCCCCCGGAAAACAAACCGGTCGGCTCCGAAATCAATAATTGTCGGCAGTTCCTGTTACCCATGTTCAGCCGGTTTCCGAACCTGCAGGCAGTTGTCACATTGGGAACGATCGCGCATCAGTCGACAGTTCGCGCACTTGGCGCACCAGTTGCGCGACACCCCTTCGGCCATGACAGGGCGAGCGATATCGGCAACCTGCGCATTTTCTCCAGCTACCACTGCTCGCGCTATAACACGAACACCGGACGATTGACGGATGTGATGTTCCACTCCGTGTTTCGGAATGTGCGCAATTATCTGAATCAAAAGAGCGCCTGA
- a CDS encoding NYN domain-containing protein, protein MFDSREKIALFIDGANLYAASKTLGFDIDYRKLLKAFQKRGYLLRAYYYTALVEDQEYSSIRPLIDWLDYNGYKVVTKAAKEFTDSTGRRKVKGNMDIELTVDAMQLTDTVDHFVIFSGDGDFRSLAEALQRKGRKVSVVSTLTTQPAMISDELRRQADHFIDLVSLKAEIGRDPSERAPRRQDDEVDDSY, encoded by the coding sequence ATGTTCGATTCTCGTGAAAAGATTGCGCTTTTTATTGATGGCGCCAATTTATACGCTGCCTCCAAAACTCTGGGGTTCGATATTGATTACCGGAAGCTTTTGAAGGCATTTCAGAAGCGTGGCTATCTGCTTCGCGCTTATTACTATACCGCGCTGGTTGAAGATCAGGAATATTCCTCGATCCGTCCCTTGATCGACTGGCTCGATTACAATGGCTATAAGGTCGTCACCAAGGCTGCCAAGGAATTCACGGATTCCACCGGGCGCCGCAAGGTGAAAGGCAATATGGATATTGAACTGACCGTCGACGCCATGCAGCTCACCGACACAGTCGATCATTTTGTCATTTTCTCCGGCGACGGCGACTTCCGCTCGCTCGCTGAAGCGCTTCAGCGCAAGGGCCGCAAGGTTTCTGTCGTATCGACCCTCACCACCCAGCCGGCCATGATTTCGGATGAGTTGCGCCGTCAGGCTGATCATTTCATCGATCTGGTCTCACTCAAGGCCGAGATTGGTCGCGATCCGTCGGAACGTGCACCACGCCGTCAGGACGATGAAGTCGACGACAGCTATTGA